ttgcaaaaaatgcatttgttcagATAGATGGCCAACACACTCAACATCCTATCCCACAATGTTCCCACTTTGTGTTAAACAATGACCTTCTATATTGGATAGCTGAACATGAAGGGGAGGTGCGGTCCCAGTTGTTAGTCCCACGGACTTTCCGGCGACAAGTCTGTGAACTGGCACATGCAAAAATGGGAGATCAAGCCAATCTCTTACAGCTGTGAGGcatcacaaaataatattaattaaaatagagTGGCTGCTCACTGGCAAAACATGTAGAAAGTAAACAAATTGCCCAAACCCTACATCTGTTCTTTTCTTGTACCTACTTTTTCAAAACAGGGTTGTTAGGAGCCTTAACTAAGGCCAAGGAAAGAAGCAACAGTCATTACATTGCACATCAAATTTCACACAGGGAGAGCTTCAGCTAGATAATGGATTAGATTGCATGCATTTGAGGCTCTAATGATACCCACAGTGTatttaaaaattgatctatacATGTAACATTCATGATCAGGAAATAAGTCCTCTATGGCATACTGTACCTCAAGTTCAGCAATATCATAAAGCATATTATATATAGAATATGTCATTATTTTGGTTCTGCATGGTAGATACTAGTtggtactcttaaaaataatgatgacacaattaaattaacttaaatttctcaaacctgcttaatccaagccAGAATTGCAAGTGTCTAAAGTTTTTCGCAGCAGCATCTGAACATGAGATACAAACACAACACATTGAATCTCTGAGACACCATCATTACCCACTGTGTTGCACAAATTTAAATCAATATCATATTTTCTGTTGTTATTCTTAAAACTCCTTTGTGGTCATACAACTCTAAACTTAGACACTGAATATGATGCAGATGCCATTctcactttttttattaatattttactattGCAAGCATTTTCTGTTAAGAGACAAAATatgagatgattttttttttgcagtctttACAATTTAGTAGTTGTAAGTACTGTACAATTCTAGCACATAGGTGGCAGAAACATACCATCAATTATTTCAGATACTGGGTAGAAGAGAAAGATTAGGCAAATTATGTACTGTTTACAATTACAACGTTTCCTGTCTCCTTCTGTGATGTagtaaaattatttgttatttatttttacatctagCAACAAGCTAATACTACATGGAttacttaatttttaaataaattgagcATTACATAATTTTAGGATTACTCTTTAAAGAAGACAGTAAAATACAATtagaatatatttgtaaataaatacttgcatttttttattcggccaacacctttatccaaagcagcttacaacATTTTAAGCTACAATTGattagatttgttttatttttccaattggagcacaagcaggtgaagtaacttgctAAAGGACACACAGtgccagaatttgaacccacaacctcaagatttgaagtccaatgccttaaccactgcacccctCTGTCTGCCACACTgcctataaatattaatattcccCAAACACAACACAATTATTGAATATATGTAATTAAAAATGTCTGGTTTATTTTCACATTGCAAAAGAAAAGGCATTCAGTTATAATTTATAACAATTTCATGTGTAATCATTTATAATTATTCAGATCTTTCTTTCATATGTCATTAAACAGCTGCAGAAATTATAATAGGTAAGCAATGTTTTCCAGACTTTATAGAGGTAAATTATAAATGTAACACTAATAAAATTTACATAAAAGttgaattaaacaaatatatCAATGAGTACAAGCAAAAAGATTTATCAAGGAAGACCCTTGATTGAAAATCTTTAGTGTCACTATGAGCTTTAGTGACTTTTTAAACCAGGGATAAAACAGGGCATAAATAACTGGATTCATGCTggaattacaatatgcaatccaGGCAAAAGCTTGTAGTATTGCTGAAGGATTATCTATGTTCATATAAGGTACAAGAAGAGTAGAAATGTAGTAAGGCACCCAGCACATAATAAAAACAGCCACCACAATACCAAGAGTCTTAGCAGCCTTTCTTTCAGACCTCTTTGGAATgttgttttcctttctttctgttGATCCTCTTTGCTGTGTCATTGAATTAATTACTCTTGCATGTCTTTTtgcaacaataaaaatgtttgtataaaataatatcatcatggaaaaagggaaaataaatgttacaaacaTATCAATTGTTCCCCATTTGGAatttaatacaaaaacacaatcaCCAGGGCATATGTTCAGTTCTGTGGGATCATCAATGTATCCCTTGAAGTGAATTATTGCTAAAGTATAAAACAGAGATATTACCCAACTAAGTGAAATAAAAAGCAATGTGATTTGAACTGTAATTTTATTAGAGTAAAAAAATGGGTCACAGATTGCAAAATAACGATCAACAGCGATAAACACCAAATTGCTAATAGATACAGATGTTAGCAAAAGAAGAAACAAGGTGTAAACAGAGCAGAACACACTTCCAAAATACCAGCATGATTCTATTGAGCGTATAATTGTGAATGGCATCACAATGACTCCAACCAGTAAGTCTGCTACAGCCAGTGAGAGCACAAGGAGGTTTGTCGGTGTATGAAGCTGTTTAAAATGAGATATAGAAATAATCACCACAAGATTTCCACAAACAGTGAGCATTTCCACAGCCAACGAGAAGATGTAAAGAATCACATAAAATTCAGTTGGTCGGGTTTCCTTAAGACACGAGATGTTGCCAGACTGAAAACAGTATTGCACCATTTGCTGTCCTCTTCATTCAAAGATTGGCATAGAATATAACTTCCAAGTTGTTGTTTGCATTGAACTATCACACTTGTCTGTGTAGAAGGAAATGCAGGCAGTATTTATAGAGATAGCAGGAAAGTCAGAGACACTCCCTTCACAGGCAAAGAAGGACGTCTCTCTAATACATAGGgaatatttatgattttacatTGATTTTGCATGTAGATCTGTAATAGCAATTGTGAAATCAGGTACAGtacatattttcagttttcttttaatggatTTTCAATGTGAATGTATAACTAAACAAGTTTTCTGTTGGTGTTTTTGACCATTTACTTCCCTTTTCGTGCTCCACTGTTGTTTTTATACTGAATAAGGCATTGTCAAACCATCACATTGAAACTGTTTTCAAATCTGAAAGAGATGCCAGTTGACTTCCTTTTCTTAGGACtgttaaacaaaaaaactataaAGGCAGCATGTttttcataatataatacaatacaatacagtttatttttgtatagcccaaaatcacacaggaagtgctgcaatgggctttaacaggccctgcctcttgacagcccccagccttgactctcttagaagacaaggaaaaactcccaaaaaaaaccttgtagggaaaaatggaagaaaccttgggaaaggcagttcaaagagagacccc
The sequence above is drawn from the Erpetoichthys calabaricus chromosome 3, fErpCal1.3, whole genome shotgun sequence genome and encodes:
- the LOC114649464 gene encoding trace amine-associated receptor 13c-like — its product is MVQYCFQSGNISCLKETRPTEFYVILYIFSLAVEMLTVCGNLVVIISISHFKQLHTPTNLLVLSLAVADLLVGVIVMPFTIIRSIESCWYFGSVFCSVYTLFLLLLTSVSISNLVFIAVDRYFAICDPFFYSNKITVQITLLFISLSWVISLFYTLAIIHFKGYIDDPTELNICPGDCVFVLNSKWGTIDMFVTFIFPFSMMILFYTNIFIVAKRHARVINSMTQQRGSTERKENNIPKRSERKAAKTLGIVVAVFIMCWVPYYISTLLVPYMNIDNPSAILQAFAWIAYCNSSMNPVIYALFYPWFKKSLKLIVTLKIFNQGSSLINLFACTH